The Musa acuminata AAA Group cultivar baxijiao chromosome BXJ1-8, Cavendish_Baxijiao_AAA, whole genome shotgun sequence genomic sequence acaatataggaacatttttttttagatttttgaataaatataactaaattgtagcagtagtaaggtaaAAAATCATAACCttttgcaattcacgggaagattaacggatgatccgtggtggtggagatgacggtagaattcgacgacaatcttttaagcaattgtgggaattgctttgggcagctgtggagggctgattgttgactgtggaagggtagcgagataccaagaacgttgctctgataccaagtgatagaacccttgtagatcctaagcttggggttgatctctttgggggatcaacctccttggaactctataggggttccataGAGGTCGATTagatagattttacatgaatgtcccttttaaTGAAATTCAATTAGAATTTTcgtagctagaatcctaacaatAAGATAAGACACGAGACTCTTAGATGGACGTGTCTCTCGTTTTCCCATAAGCTGATCCATTAGATTTGATTTCAATTAGGattttttctttagtttttaCTGTGATCAATCTATGAATGATCATATATGAGAATCCTGCAGTAAATGTGATAAATGCCCACACCATGTCCGATTCATGCATTAATGCAGGGAGAGGACAGTCCATGTCGGAGATGTTTTATCTGTGACATTGCAAGTAGTTGTGCGTGTCAGTTTGATTGAGAAAGACATTACAAATTCTATGAACATCCAACAACTCGTGTAAATTGCCCGCATACCGTCCAAAACATGGGAACATAGATGGTATGAGCTGTCACTACTCGTTCAAGTGTTTCGGAAACACAAGGCAAGACGAACAAAAGTCTACCTGCATCGAATCAAAATTTGCTAGTGACTACTGTATTAACAACATATATATGACATCTAAATGAAATACATGTTCATAATTATTTCGATATTTATCTCAGTATAATAAATTAAGAGTAATTCGAACAACAACTATTAATCATTCATATGCCCTTCGATTCATTTTTTACCATTTAGACACCCTCATGTTACATTTAATGCTGTCATCAAACATTTATCACTATTCTCTGCCAATCCTAAACCAAAATAGACAGCATTCTTTGGAGTCTCTCGGTTTCTCTATAGTATTGCACGCTAGACTACATTATCATATATACAAACTAGATAAGTTTCTTCTTTTGAAAGTAACCCTTCAGGTGCCACAACTGCAACATGGAAACCACAATGCATACACTAAGGGACATAATACTAAACCATGCAACCCTTGCATTCGTCCTCTCGCTTACTTCCCTCATCTCTGCCTCCCTGAAAGCATAAAAAATACAGAAGAAACAATACATGATCAGATGCTAGTTATTACCCACAACTGCATGGAATATTTGACAAGAAaccactttttttctttttttaattacctGGACTTAAGATAAAGCAGGTTTGCATGGATTGCTTGAACAGCTGCTTCTAATTTTGTCAACTCTAGCTCAACGCCCTACATTTTGAGAAGCTTGGCCATAATTGTCACCAAAAAAATGCACCTCAAATTGGAATTGCACATCCTATATACCAAGGTGACGAGTTTGCTTTGTAGCTCTAAGTGCTCACCTCAATCTTATCTTTTTTGGCAACAGAATCCCAGTCCTTCGCTGCAATTCCAATCTTCCAGTCAAGGCTAACACTGGCTCCAATACCTTTATCACCACTATCTATCCAGAAACATGCCAAGTAGTTGCCGGCTTCAGTAGTTGTGAATGCAAACTGACCTGCTGTAACATGCTCTTTGTGGTGAAGTGTGTTTCCATAAGGTGATGTAACCTACAATAAAAGGCAATTCAGCTGAAACAACAAAAGGTACAAATATACAAGATGCCATCTAAATACTGATGATTAGACATTATAAAATTTCTTTGTTAAGCCTCTCTTGATCTCAACACACCCTATTTATGTAATTTAGATACATAAAATAAGGAGGGATAATGGcttgcaaagaaagaaagaaggtgGGTTCACTGAAGCTAAATTGGCTCCCAAGTCCAAAGAATGTTGGGGCACCAATCATTCTCATGAGTTTCAATATTACCTCTTATGATGGAAATAGGGGCCTACCTTCTTGTCCATATCATTTCGATGTTACCTCAACTTCTTATGCCCAAAGACAGGAGCCAACCTTTACTTCCTTTTTTTCCATGGCACTTCCTTTTCTCTATCACAAGTAATGTGGGAGTCAAAATAAAACTCAGTGCTAAGTTTCCAGACTGCCTTTTCCTCTACATTTCAGAGCTCAAGATCCCAAAAGGATGTTGCCTTATCATAATAGGATGATTCATGCTATGCTATGAAGAACAGATACAAATGACTTCCAATATCTATATCGAATATATGTTGCATAATATGATTGTTAAATACTCCCAAGACACATATCGGATACTGCACGATATTTAATATCTTGGATGCTCTTTAGAGGCATATTTTGTGGCTACTTCTTAGACACTTATTTGCTTCCTTTGAATGTTGTTCTTTAACATGGAAAAGATTAGTACATCATCAGATAGATTATTGACTTTTTTTACCAAACATTAGATTTTGATAAAATAAGTTTAAGTAATGGTCCTACCTTATTTTTCAAAAGTTCTTGGTAGCTCATGCATATTCTTTGAACATTTTTTCTGATTACTTGTTTTCATAATGATATGTAACTACATATTAGAATACTATAGCAAATGCCAAGCTTTGTAATATGTATTACTAACAAATGAAATTTTTTTGGTCTGTCATTGCCATTTTACATCCATTTTTCAAATATTGACATAGCAGCATATTCCGACGTATTAGTATCTCATATCCATATCTAAGCCTCATAGATGCCGTGAAATAAATCACCAAGTGTTCATCAAAGAGCATCAGCAGATTTAAGTTGGAAATGATCAGCTCTTAGGATGGCATATAATATTATGTTACGTCAAATCACTCAAAAATTGGAATTAATTTGGTGCTATGCTTTTGGTCTCCATTTCCAAACCACTTTTCACCTGATATATGCTAAAAGCAATATTTTTTGTCATTAATTCCCATGTCCTGTTTTTAAGGGCCTAGAAATATAACCCAACAAGATTTAATCCATCATCTATTTGAAAAATAAACCTTCCACAATTTGCAGATGTTTTTTCAATTGTAGCACTTTATTCTTTTTTGAAAATGTAAAATCCAAGAGTCTTCGAGAAGTTGGAGGAATGGTTGATAGAGAAAAATGCTACAGATTGCACCAATGTGTTCAAATCAAAAGGAGTTCATATGGCAATAGACTAAAGGTTCCATTTCAACTTATTAGATGAGAATCTGCCAAAAGTTAAAAGCAATGTCTACCTTAATTTGTGCATGCATGGCCTGGTTTTCCACAGACAGCATGCTTTATGGCACTGCTAGGAGTAAATGAAGATGAAGGATTGGTAGTGAAAAGTGTAATGGCTAAAACCTAGAATAATGGTAACTTCATGGATCAAATACAGATGAAGGATTCACAGTTATGATAAATATTATGCAGAGTCTTGAGTCAAATTGTGGTGCAATGATGACAGCAATTAACAAACACAAGTAATATATGAAGCAACAACCAGTATAATTGTGACAGAAATCAGGTATTCTAATTTTTTTGTCCGTAGCAATGAAATCAACAAATGCTTAGACGCTCACCTTGGCGCCCACGCGAGGTGAGGCGAGACCCGAGCACCTCAATTAGGGTTTGGGCCGGCGCCTTCAACTAGGTGCTGCTTAGGCATGCGCATGGGCCTAGGTGTTGGGTAGCCAAAGCGCTCGCCTGTCCCAAATTAGCTTTAAATGAGCTTGAGTTGAACCCGAATTGAATGATTCGGTTGATCGGTTCAACCAAGCAAGATAACCCAGCTCACTAATCCCTATCCCCAACCCCTCTTCATGTGTGACCCCTTTCCTTTAACCTAATCATCGTGTCTTCGTCTATGTGCAAGGTGACTGCATCCACTCTTCTGAGCAAGTGTGCAAGCTGACGACCGATGTTTGTGTGCAAGCCAACGATGCTTCCCCTCGTGAAAGAAGGTATCTtctcctctttcctctctttccttctccctctttccatCCCTCTCCACCTTCTGTCGGTGCCAGTCCTTGAGCTCCCGCCGCGCTGTCCCCTCCTCCATATCTCGAGGTCGTACCTCCCTCTCTTGTCTCTCTCTTGTCATGTTGTTCCCTCTACTTTCGGTGGCAACACCTCTGTCTCTCAGTAACTCCCGACGACCACAAAGGCCAATGGTAATGCCCCCTTCCCCCTCTCTTTGCTTCTTCCTAACATAATCACCTCCCCTCCCCCTTGGCTCTCTCTCCCCCCTCGACCCCCCTcgcctctctctatctctctcttaaAGGTGACTCCAAAGATCACTAGCAACCGACAgtaccccctcccccctctctctTCTTGTTTCTCTCTCTACATCTTTCCCCGCCCCTTCCCTTGCTCTTAGCCAGTTTTCCCCTCCCACGAGTGCCCTCTCCTCTTCCTACTTCTTTCTCTCCTTGACATCCCCATTAATTATTGAATCTGCTAGAATTTTAATTTATCATTATTAGAATTCTTACCAAAATTCTTAGACTTTTTATGTTAATTTTCTTGTGTTTTGTTATTTTTGTTGTtatatttggtcaatttaataCTTTAATActtttagtgatttaaaaaacattAGGTGCTAAGGTcctaaaacgcccgaggcgctaggcgcttgccaGAGCAAAGCACGGcgttctaaaatataaaaatacaaaaatatataatattattaatctaataaataaaaaattattttgtacAATAATTAATAATCAactgttaataatatattatttactgttaATAGCAATTAGAAGGGAAAAGTATAATTGTTAAAATGGATAAAAAATATCACCTAGTAAAACCGACAGTGAAGTCAAAACTCATAAGAGAAGTAGCAGACAATAGCTACAGCAACGGCAGCGGAGTCGCAGACAGCAGGAGGCAATAGATAGCAGCAGCGACAACGAAGTCGCGGATAACAGCAACAGCAATGGCAGATAGCGGACAACAACGAAAGCTGAGGAGACTCGGTCGGCAACAAAGGAAGACTCGGAGGCGGAGGGAGAAATCGTCGGCGATGGAGGCAGAGGGAGAAAGTGCATGCTAGGGTTGGGAGTCAAGGTCGCGCATAAGTTTTGAGATAACTGCGtacgttagttggttcaatcgaaccaactaacaacacatTTAACTGAACCCGATTGCCTTATATCAATCGGGCACTCGCTCGAAGTGCCTgacgcttgggctcgggcgagcgtcgCCTGGCCCTTATatgaggcgctcgagcctcgcctcgcctagcccgagcgcctttttaagccACTGAATGCTTTATAGATGTTAAATAAATTACTAATGTTTTAATGGTGATAATTTGATTGTGAAGTGATATAAAACTTATATTTTgtcaaatttttatattaattattgtctttcttcttaattatatttttatattggcAAGCGTcttgtttcgctcgggcgagcacctagaCGAGCGCCTAGCGTCTCGAGTGTTTTAGAGCCTTGGCGCCTTTTAGCACCTAGCACCTTTGACAACACTCATTCCTAGTGAATTCTAGGGATCCTCTATCAAAAGCCTTTTACAATTAAAATATAATGAATAAATTTCTGCCAGCCTTACTGTCCACTATCTCTTTTAAGAATATCACAGAATCTTTGTGAAAGCAAATTAACCTTCCTTTCCAAGGGCATCACCTGAAAAGACTCTTTTACCAAGGCAGTCTATTGTGTGGGTGAGCAGCACTTAGGTCGCCCATTTGCATCTTGTGTGAGGAACCTTAGGTGTAGGGTTTCTTGAAAAATTATAAGTTGGACTGGGTCACTTAAAAAGGGATGGTCAGTGTCCCAATTCACACCTGGACCAATAAGTATGATTGGCTATGAACCGATCCAAATGAAATTGCATTTGTTGTTTTCATGTATGGTTAGCTGCCCACATATCATACATATATCATGAGCTCCACACTCTCATATCTTCTACCAAACCATGTATATGTTGTCAAAGCATAGATAGAACAACTTCCTTATTCATGTTAAGAACTAACAATTATTAATTCTCCATGCAAGCTAGCCAGTAACTTTTTCCTCAATGAAACATTTCAACTGAACCTACCTTCTTGTTCAAGAACTTATGTTAAGCCAATTTATTCCAAGGTGATGCTCTAGGACGCAAGTAAGTAGGTGTTGTTTACAGTTGAAATTAAAATTTAACCCCAATTTACCTATAAGTACTCCCAAAATAAGGTCACTTCTACTGTTCGTACTGACTCTTAAATACAATGTCTGTAAAGCATGCACACAGTCAGTATGGATGGACGACTTCAGTGATGAACAATGGCTGATAGCCCCTATTTTGTTAGGGAAAGGATTCTTAAATGCTTTTCTTGTTCTCTTGATCTGACCAGAGGCCTATTTGGCCTTCTTTCTTTTACAAAATGAAATAGAACTGCTGATCTTTCATTCCCAACTCGTGAAGGATTCCTCCATGAAGTTGGATTCCATCTTTAG encodes the following:
- the LOC103973493 gene encoding transmembrane emp24 domain-containing protein p24delta3, which codes for MRLRDAVIRRPAVIALLLCNMLLAPGVTAVWLNLPASGTKCVSEEIQPNVVVLADYAVVHEGPVDGLPIISAKVTSPYGNTLHHKEHVTAGQFAFTTTEAGNYLACFWIDSGDKGIGASVSLDWKIGIAAKDWDSVAKKDKIEGVELELTKLEAAVQAIHANLLYLKSREAEMREVSERTNARVAWFSIMSLSVCIVVSMLQLWHLKGYFQKKKLI